DNA sequence from the Candidatus Fluviicola riflensis genome:
GATGCTGATCAGGCAGTGCGTTTGAAAAATGCTGGATTGTTTGCATACAATCACAACCTGGATACATCCAAAGAGTATTATGACGATGTGATTTCGACACGCGAATACGAAGATCGATTAAATACGATAGAAAATGCGCGTAAAGCTGGAATTACTGTTTGCTCCGGCGGAATTATCGGAATGGGCGAAGCTATAGAAGATAGAATGGGTTTGCTAATGAGCTACATGGAAATGGAAACCCCGCCTAATTCTATTCCAATTAATGCGTTGGTTGCTGTTGAAGGTACTCCGCTTGAAAACCAAAAACCAATTGAACAATGGGAAATGATTCGCATGGTTGCAACTACGCGTATTGCTTTTCCTGAGTCGGTGGTGCGTTTATCTGCCGGAAGAACTAAAATGACCATGGAAGGCCAGGCACTTTGTTTTATGGCGGGTGCTGGTTCTATCTTTGCAGGCGATAAATTATTGACAACTCCGAATCCGGAATTCAACGAAGACAAGGAAATGTTTGAAATTCTCGGATTGATTCCGAAAGAAGCGTTTACCGAGGGAGAAAAACCGGTTACAATAGCCGATCCGATCATCGAAGCGCGTAAAGCAAAAGAAGCTCAGCGTGCAGCAGAATTGGCTGCGGCTAAAAAAGATCCGAATTTTACACCGCGTAGAGTGGTGGTTCAGGAATAACCTGGAACATGAAAGCAAGGTTCCTACAGAAATTACAAGAACGAAAAGACAAGGGGAGTTTACGCTC
Encoded proteins:
- the bioB gene encoding biotin synthase BioB, coding for MKVNPAYRSKEALVALYNKPLLELVFEAATIHRQFHNPREVQMSSLLSIKTGGCPEDCGYCPQAARYHTDVEAHKLLSVESVIEQATNAKANGSSRLCMGAAWREVRNNRDFDTVIEMVQAVNNLDMEVCATLGMMDADQAVRLKNAGLFAYNHNLDTSKEYYDDVISTREYEDRLNTIENARKAGITVCSGGIIGMGEAIEDRMGLLMSYMEMETPPNSIPINALVAVEGTPLENQKPIEQWEMIRMVATTRIAFPESVVRLSAGRTKMTMEGQALCFMAGAGSIFAGDKLLTTPNPEFNEDKEMFEILGLIPKEAFTEGEKPVTIADPIIEARKAKEAQRAAELAAAKKDPNFTPRRVVVQE